The DNA sequence GATTATGGGCACTTCACTCCTGACGCTGACCACGTCGCCGATTGAGCTGACCGACGGCATTGAAAAATTGCTGAACCCGTTCCGCCGCTTCGGGATGCCCGCCCATGAGCTGGCCATGATGATGTCCATCGCGCTGCGCTTCATTCCCACTCTGATGGATGAAACGGATAAGATCATGAAAGCTCAGATGGCCCGCGGAGCCGACTTTGATTCAAAAAACCTGGTCAAGAAAGCCAAGAGTCTGATTCCGCTGCTGGTGCCCCTTTTCATATCGTCCTTCCGTCGGGCCGAGGACCTTGCCATGGCCATGGAAGCCCGCTGCTACCGGGGTGGGGAAGGCCGGACCCGCATGAAGGAACTGGCTTACCGAAAGCGTGATTTCCTGGCTTACGGAGCCCTGGCACTCTACCTGCTGCTGGTTGTTGTGACCGGCCTGCCGCACCTTGGTCTGTGGTAGCACCGAGATGACCCGGGATTTGATCAACATCGCGCTGGTCCTGGAATTTGAAGGGACCGGATTCAACGGCTGGCAGGCTCAGGATTTCGGCCGGACGGTGCAGAATGAGATGGAACGTGCGATCCTTGCCGTCACCGGCGAGACGGTCCGGGTCACCGGCTGTTCCCGCACCGATGCCGGCGTCCACGCCAGCTGCTATGTCATGAACTTTCGAACCGCATCCGCGATCCCTCCCGACCGGATCAAGTTCCCGCTGAACAACGTTCTGCCGGCGGACATCCGGATCCGGGAAAGTTTTGCCGTGCCGCCGGAATTTCATGCCCGAAAGCATGCCCGAGCCAAAACCTACTGCTACCGGTTCATTAATTCTGACACCGATCTGGCAGTCGGCCGCCAGTACGTTGCCCAGGAAAAAGGGGAGCTCGACTTCGCGGCCATTGGCCAGACCCTGGAGCTTTTCCGCGGCACCCACGATTTTCGGGCCTTCCGATCCACCGGATCCTCCGTCCAGTCCACTACCCGCACGATTTATGACATCCGCCTGGACCGGCAGGACCGCGTGTTTACCCTGACGGTGTCAGGCGACGGATTTCTGTACAACATGGTCCGGATTATCGCCGGCACCCTGTTCTATGTCGGACACGGAACCCGCACCTTGGAAGAGGTGAGGGAGGCCTTAATACACGGGGACCGTCTC is a window from the Clostridiaceae bacterium HFYG-1003 genome containing:
- the truA gene encoding tRNA pseudouridine(38-40) synthase TruA; protein product: MTRDLINIALVLEFEGTGFNGWQAQDFGRTVQNEMERAILAVTGETVRVTGCSRTDAGVHASCYVMNFRTASAIPPDRIKFPLNNVLPADIRIRESFAVPPEFHARKHARAKTYCYRFINSDTDLAVGRQYVAQEKGELDFAAIGQTLELFRGTHDFRAFRSTGSSVQSTTRTIYDIRLDRQDRVFTLTVSGDGFLYNMVRIIAGTLFYVGHGTRTLEEVREALIHGDRLKAGRVAPARGLMLEGVAYDPQDIGRDGNFHGS
- a CDS encoding energy-coupling factor transporter transmembrane protein EcfT, whose amino-acid sequence is MIKNITLGQYIPSDSVIHRLDPRTKILATLVFITSLFLVRTYTAYAVVFGFILLITYLAKVRFQFLYKGLKGVFMLILLTALLNLFLTGGSGDPILQLGFLRVYREGLRLALFMSLRLVLLIMGTSLLTLTTSPIELTDGIEKLLNPFRRFGMPAHELAMMMSIALRFIPTLMDETDKIMKAQMARGADFDSKNLVKKAKSLIPLLVPLFISSFRRAEDLAMAMEARCYRGGEGRTRMKELAYRKRDFLAYGALALYLLLVVVTGLPHLGLW